In one Melopsittacus undulatus isolate bMelUnd1 chromosome 4, bMelUnd1.mat.Z, whole genome shotgun sequence genomic region, the following are encoded:
- the PSMC1 gene encoding 26S proteasome regulatory subunit 4 encodes MGQSQSGGHGPGGGKKDDKDKKKKYEPPVPTRVGKKKKKTKGPDAASKLPLVTPHTQCRLKLLKLERIKDYLLMEEEFIRNQEQMKPLEEKQEEERSKVDDLRGTPMSVGTLEEIIDDNHAIVSTSVGSEHYVSILSFVDKDLLEPGCSVLLNHKVHAVIGVLMDDTDPLVTVMKVEKAPQETYADIGGLDNQIQEIKESVELPLTHPEYYEEMGIKPPKGVILYGPPGTGKTLLAKAVANQTSATFLRVVGSELIQKYLGDGPKLVRELFRVAEEHAPSIVFIDEIDAIGTKRYDSNSGGEREIQRTMLELLNQLDGFDSRGDVKVIMATNRIETLDPALIRPGRIDRKIEFPLPDEKTKKRIFQIHTSRMTLADDVTLDELIMAKDDLSGADIKAICTEAGLMALRERRMKVTNEDFKKSKENVLYKKQEGTPEGLYL; translated from the exons ATG GGTCAGAGTCAGAGTGGTGGACACGGTCCTGGTGGGGGTAAAAAGGATGACAAG GataagaagaagaaatatgaacctccagttccaaccagagtggggaaaaagaagaagaaaacaaagggacCAGATGCTGCCAGCAAACTCCCCCTGG TGACTCCTCACACACAGTGCAGACTCAAATTGTTGAAATTGGAGAGAATTAAAGATTACCTCTTAATGGAGGAAGAATTTATCAGAAATCAAGAACAGATGAAacctttggaagaaaaacaagag GAAGAAAGATCAAAAGTGGATGATCTGAGAGGAACACCGATGTCCGTGGGTACCTTGGAAGAGATCATTGATGACAACCATGCTATCGTGTCCACATCGGTAGGCTCGGAACACTACGTTAGTATTCTGTCTTTTGTGGACAAAGATCTGTTGGAGCCAGGCTGCTCTGTATTGCTAAACCATAAG GTTCATGCTGTGATTGGAGTCCTGATGGATGACACAGACCCTTTAGTTACTGTGATGAAAGtggagaaggctcctcaagAAACATACGCTGACATTGGCGGCCTCGACAACCAGATTCAAGAAATCAAG GAGTCTGTGGAGCTTCCTCTCACCCACCCTGAATACTATGAAGAGATGGGTATAAAGCCACCTAAGGGAGTCATTCTGTATGGCCCACCTGGCACAG GGAAAACTTTACTAGCCAAAGCAGTGGCCAACCAGACTTCAGCAACCTTCCTGCGAGTGGTTGGTTCAGAACTTATACAGAAATACTTGGGTGATGGTCCGAAGCTTGTGCGCGAGCTGTTCCGTGTGGCTGAAGAACACGCCCCGTCCATTGTCTTCATCGATGAAATAGATGCCATTGGCACAAAGAG GTATGATTCAAATTCAGGTGGTGAGAGAGAGATCCAGCGTAccatgctggagctgctgaaccAGCTGGATGGGTTTGACTCTCGGGGGGATGTTAAAGTTATCATGGCTACGAACAGAATAGAAACACTGGACCCAGCTTTAATTAGGCCAG GACGTATCGACAGGAAAATAGAGTTCCCCCTACCTGATGAGAAGACCAAGAAACGAATCTTTCAGATTCACACAAGCAGGATGACACTGGCAGATGATGTGACTCTGGATGAGCTGATTATGGCAAAAGATGATCTCAGTGGTGCAGATATTAAG GCCATTTGCACAGAAGCTGGACTGATGGCTCTGAGGGAACGGCGAATGAAAGTAACAAATGAAGACTTCAAGAAGTCTAAAGAGAATGTTCTCTACAAGAAGCAGGAGGGAACCCCTGAGGGACTGTATCTTTAA